DNA sequence from the Brachybacterium sp. P6-10-X1 genome:
CGACGACATGGTGCTGCGCAGCCCGTCCGGGCTGAAGGCCGCCCTCGGCGAGAACCCCAAGCGCGTCTACGGCGAGCGCACGCAGACTCCGTCGACGCGCCTCGGTGTCGCCCTGACCATCCGCAAGGCCTTCGCCACGGCGCGCGCCTGGAGGGCGAAGGACGAGGCCGAACGCGATGCGGACCTGGTCTCCGAGGCGCTGGCCCGGGTGCTCAGCCGCGAGATCCCGTGGCGTCAGCACTCCCACCGCGCCGACGACATCGCCACCGCGCTGCGGCTCGCCGAGGAGTTCGGCTACGACCTGGTGCTGGACCACGGCACCGAGTCGTACCTGATCGCGGACAAGATCGCAGCCGCCGGGGTGCCGGTGCTGTACGGTCCGCTGATCGTGTCCCGCTCGAAGGTGGAGGTCCGCCACCGCACCCCGAAGGCGCCGGGTCTGCTCACCGCCGCCGGAGTGAAGGTCTCCATCATCACCGATCACCCGGTGGTGCCGATCGAGTTCCTGGTGCACCAGGCGGCGCTCGCGGTCAAGCACGGCATGGATGCGGACGACGCCCTGCGCGCGATCACCCTTCACCCCGCCGAGGTCCTCGGCGTGGCCGACCGGATCGGCTCGATCGAGACGGGCAAGGACGCGGACCTGGTGCTGTGGGAGGGCGATCCGCTCGACACTCGGAACCGCACGCTGCGGGTATGGCAGGGCGGCACCGAGGTCATGCATCGCGATGGGTCGGGCGAGCCGGTGGTCGCCGAGCGCTGATCACGGAGCGGGCGGGGGCGGGCCTTCCTCGCTCGCGGGCTCCTCGGCCGTGGCGGGCAGGCGGAAGCGTGCCCGGTCCTCGGCGGGCACCAGGTCGAGGTAGGAGACGAGGTCCTTGCGGATCGTGCGGTGCACGAGCGGGCAGTACGGGTGCAGTGCCAGGGACCGTTCGCGGACGTCGGCGAGCATCTCGCGCACGAGGCGGCCGGCCAGCCCCTGTCCTTGGAAGGCGGGGTCCACCTCGGTGTGCGTCGCCGCGAGGATGCCGGGCCGGAGCCGGTACTCGGCGAAACCGGCGAGCTCGCCGGCGACGCGGATCTCGTAGCGCGACGCCTCCGGGACGTCGTGGACGGTCGGTTCCATGTCTGCTCCTCGGGCTCTGGGTCGATGACCGCTGCTCAGCCGATCGGCATCCGGGCGATCAGCGTTCGATCGGTCCGTGCCGGACGGACCCGGGTCGGTCGGTCCTCGGCCGATCATTTCTCGGTCGATCAATCCTCGACGCGGACCTCACCACTGCTGACGTCGACGACGACCTCCACGTCATCCTCGCCGTCGGACGACTCGATGTCGAGCTGGTAGCGGATCGCGCCGTCGTCGGAGTCCAGATCCCAACCCGAGACCCGCCCGTCACGCTCCTGGACGGCGAGGTCGATGGCCTCCTGGGGCGTCATCGGCGCGGTGACGTCCACGACGGGGTCCTCGACCTTGTCGTCCTCCTCGTCGTGCTCGAGGACCTTCCCGGTGGTGGCGTCGATGTCGAGATCGTGCTCCTGGCCGTCGAGGGCCACCTCGATCTCCCAGACCCAGCCGCGATCGTCGTCGTGGTCGATCGAGACCGACACCGTCTCGCCGCCGCCCGCGGTCTGCACGGCGATGCCGACGGCTTCCTCGGCGGGGACCGGCAGCTGCGACGCGGCGAGGTCGGCGTCCGCGGGGAGCGCGGCCGCGTCCTCGGAACCTGAGGCGTCGGAGCCGGCGTCCTCGGAGGAACCGCCGCCGTCGCTCGCCGCGGTGTCGCCGCCGCCGTCGCTGGCGGAACTCCCGGAGCCCGCGCCCTGGGTGATGCCCTCATCGTTCTCGTCGGCCTGCCCACCGCAGCCGGCGGCGAGGGCGATCACGAGCGCGCCGAGGGCGGCGGCACGGGCGGTGGTGCGGGAACGCGTCGTGCGGGACATGTCCGGTCTCCTCCTGTGGGGCGTTCGCCCCGATGAGTGGTCGATGAACCCAGCGTAGAAACAATGTCCGGCTGCCGCGAGCTTCCTGAGAGCACTCTCATCGCCCTCTCATCCGCGGCGCGCACCGCGGACTGTTCCATGGCCCGTCGGCCCCTCCCCCGTCCGATCCGAACCGGAGGCCGGCCCGGACCTGTCGCAGACCCGAGTCCGGCACTCGCCCTTCCCTCGCCTCCGGGCCCGCCGTACGGTGAGGTCAGGCCCTCCGGGCCCTCGATGTCACCCACGTGCTGGAAGGCGTCATGACCACCACCGCGACCTGGCCGAACTCCCCCGCCCACGCCCCCACCGAGGAGGAGCTCGACCGGCTCCACGCCTGGTGGCGAGCCGCGAACTACCTCTCGGTCGGGCAGATCTATCTGATGGACAATCCGCTGCTGCGCCGGCCCCTGCAGCGCGAGCAGATCAAGCCGCGTCTGCTCGGCCACTGGGGCACCACCCCGGGTCTGACCTTCTTGTACGCCCATGCGAACCGGGCGATCCGACAGCGGGGCTTGAACGCGCTGTACATCACCGGCCCCGGCCACGGCGGCCCGGGTCTGGTGGCCGCCAGCTATCTCGAGGGCACCTACTCCGAGGTCTACCCCGCCGTGGGACAGGACGAGGAGGGGATGAAGCAGCTGTTCACGCAGTTCTCCTTCCCCGGCGGAATCCCCTCGCACGTCGCCCCGGAGACCCCCGGGTCGATCCACGAGGGCGGCGAGCTCGGGTACTCCCTCTCCCACGCCTACGGGGCGATGTTCGACAGCCCTGACCAGATCGCCTTCACGGTGGTCGGCGACGGCGAGGCGGAGACCGGCCCGCTGGCGACCTCCTGGCACTCCAACAAGTTCGCGAACCCCCAGCAGGACGGCGTGGTGCTGCCGATCCTGCATCTGAACGGGTACAAGATCGCGAACCCGACGGTGCTGGCGCGGATCGGCGACGAGGAGCTCGAGGCGCTGCTGCGCGGCTACGGCCACACGCCGCTGTTCTTCACCGGCGGCTTCGACGACGAGGACCCGCTGGTCACGCACGAGCGATTCGCCGTCGTGCTGGACTCGGCCCTCGACCAGATCGCACAGATCAAGCAGCAGGCGCAGGAGGACGCTGCGGCCGGACGCGAGAGCGAGCGCCCGGCCTGGCCGATGATCGTCTTCCGCACCCCGAAGGGCTGGACCGGGCCGAAGACCGTCGACGGCCACGTGACCGAGGGCTCCTGGCGCTCGCACCAGGTGCCGCTGGGCGGTGCCCGCGACAGCGACGAGCACCTCGCCGAGCTGGACGCCTGGCTGCGCTCCTACCGCCCCGAGGAACTCTTCGACGAGGACGGGCGACTGCTCGAGACCATCGCGGAGACCGCGCCCCCTGCAGACCATCGGATGTCGGCGAACCCCTCGACCAACGGCGGTTCCGTGCTGAAACCGCTGCGGCTGCCGGACTTCCGCGAGCACGCGGTGGAGGTCCCGCGTCCGGGCGGCACGATCGCCGAGGCCACCCGGGTGCTGGGGGCGTGGCTGCGTGACGTGATCGACGAGAACCCCACCACCTTCCGGATCTTCGGACCCGACGAGACCGCCTCGAACCGGCTGCAGGCCGTCTACGAGCGGACCGACAAGCAGTGGAACGCCGAGTTCGAACCCCACGACCGCGAGGAGCATCTCGCGCGGGCCGGACGGGTCATGGAGGTGCTCTCCGAGCACCAGTGCCAGGGCTGGCTCGAGGGGTATCTGCTCACCGGCCGGCACGGCGTGTTCTCCTCCTACGAGGCGTTCATCCACATCGTCGACTCCATGGTCAATCAGCACGCGAAGTGGTTGAAGGTGACGAACGAGCTGGAGTGGCGTCGGCCGCTGGCGTCGCTGAACTACCTGCTCAGCTCGCACGTATGGCGCCAGGACCACAACGGGTTCTCCCATCAGGATCCCGGCTTCATCGATCACATGGTCAACAAGAAGGCCGAGATCGTCCGGGTGTACCTGCCACCGGATGCGAACACGCTGCTGTCGATCTACGACCACTGCCTGCGCTCGCGTCAGTACGTGAACGTGGTCGTCGCCGGCAAGCAGCCGGGCCCCACCTGGCTGTCGATGGACGAGGCGATCGTCCACTGCACGCGGGGCCTGGGCATCTGGGAGTGGGCCGGCACGGAGGTCGACGGCGAGGAGCCCGAGGTGGTGCTGGCCTGCGCCGGGGACGTCCCCACCCTCGAGACGCTCGCCGCCGCGAAGATCCTGCGCGAGTGGATCCCCGCGCTCCGGGTCCGGGTGGTCAACGTGGTCGATCTGATGCGTCTGCAGGACGACTCCGAACATCCGCACGGGCTCTCGCAGCGGGACTTCGACGGGCTGTTCGGCCAGGACATCCCGGTGGTGTTCGCGTACCACGGGTATCCCTGGCTGATCCATCGCCTCGCCTACCGCCACGATCGCAGCTCGCGGATCCACGTGCGCGGTTACAAGGAGGAGGGTACGACCACCACGCCCTTCGACATGCTGATGCGCAACGACACCGACCGCTTCCACCTGGTGATGGACGTGATCGATCGGGTCGGGGGGCTCGCGACCCGATACGCGGGGCTGCGTCAGCAGATGGAGGACGAGCGGTTCCGGGCCCGGGCCTACGCGTACGAGCACGGGGAGGATCCGCCGGAGATCTCGGGGTGGCAGTGGGACGAGGGCGCCGGTGCCCAGGACGAGACGTCCGGGGGCACCGGAGGAGACAACGAGTGAGGCGACTGCGGGCCGTCCCGTCGGCGCTCGGTCCTCAGGTCCCCCGTCCTCAGGTCCCCCGTCCTCAGGTCCCCCGTCCTCAGGTCCCCGGTTCGTCGGTGCCCCGTCCTCGGGCGGTCACGCTCCGGTGCAGGTCGGGAACGTCGGCGTGGCGCCGGTACTGGGCCGAGACATAGGTCGCGACCGCGCCGGTCAGTGAACGCGGGGTGCACACCTCGGCGCTGGAGGATCCCATCGCCCGCAGCCTCGCGGCCGCGGTCCGGCAGATCGCACGCTCGAACCGGCGCACGCGGTGGTCCGCTCCGCCCCGTGCGCATGATGGAAGCCCACGTCCCCGGGGTGCAGATGCAGCGGCACGTCATCATCGGTCTGCCAGGTGCGCAGCACCGCCAGGACATGCTCGAGCTCCTCGGGGCCCGGGACGCTCAGGACCGTCCCGGCCGTCGGGAGCCTCAGGGGTCTCGGAGGCGTCGGAGATCTCGGGGGCGTCGCCATGGGCGAATCCCATCACCGGCGACGACGCCACGTCCAGGCCATTGCAGGGCAGCACCGTCGGGGTGCACCGCCCAGCGTCCCGGACGGCGGGTCGTGCGTCAGTCGGCACGTCGCAGGGCGCTGCCCTTGTGCATCGCCACGTGATCGGTCTTGTCGCTCGCGATCTCGTACTGCGGATCGTCCGGGCTGCAGTGCCGGGTGCGTCCCTTGAACTGCACGTCCTTCGTGTGTGTGGCCGTGATGACGCCGCTGACGACGCCGGCCTCCGAGTTCCATTGCACATGGTCGCCCACCGAGAAATCCGTCATGGCCCGATCCTGCCACCAGCGGCGCGGGGACGTTCGAGCGATCGGTCGGCGTCCCGCCCGGGCGGTGCCGGTGCTGGTGCTGTGCCAGCGCCAGCGCCAGCGCCAGCGCACCGAATCAGATCCCACCACGACCGACGTCGGCGCTCGTGCCGGTCCTCCGGCCCACAGAACTGACGGTCCAGGTCCCGGGGCTCACCGGCGGAGCGGACGCGGAATGGACGCCTGCTCGTGACAGCCGCACAATGGGACGGAGCGAACGACATGAGCACCTCCGTCCGGAACTGCAGGTCGCGATGACAGAGCACGAACCGACCGAACGAGCCCGACCGCCTGTTCCCAGCGATCCCGCCGGCCACCGAGTGCGTCGGATCGTCCGCGTCCGCGGGCAGGTGCAGGGCGTCGGATTCCGGATGTCGGCGGCCTCGCAGGCCGCGCGCCTGGGCGTGAGCGGGACCGTGCGCAATCTGTGGGACGCCTCGGTGGAGGCCGACGTCGAAGGGTCCGCTGAGGCGGTCGAGCAGATGATCAGCTGGCTGCGCGAGGGCCCGCCCAGCGCGCAGGTCAGCGGGATCGATGTGCGCTCCGAACAGCCTCGCGGGGCCGAGAGCTTCCGCATCACCGACTGAGACCGGGCGTCGCGACGCGCCCGCTCGGCCGTCGCGCGCTGCTCACGCCGTCGCGCGCTGCGCCGGCGTGGTGCGCAGGTAGTGCACGGCGACGAGCACCCCCGCGATCACCATCACCGTGGACGTCAGGATCACCGCGGTCTGACCGGCGCCCTCCAGCAGCACCCCGCCGATGAGGGCTCCGCTCGCGATCGCGGCGTTGAACACCGCGCTGTTCAGCGCCGTGCCCTCCTCGATGACCTCGCTGGCCTGGCTGTTCACGAAGGCTTGGACGGTCACCGAGACCGCCCCGACGAACAGTCCCCACACCAGCATGACCAGCAGCGCCGAGACCGGACCGCGCATCAGCACCAGCACCGCGAGCAGCCCGGCGCCGATGCCCGTGGAGACCACGAGCACGCCGATCGCGGCGCTGCGCCGCAGCAGCGGGGCCACCGCGAAGTTGCCGATCAGCCCGGCGATCCCGTAGGCGAGCAGCATCCCGCCCACGCGGGTGACCGGCACCTCGCCCCGCTCCAGCAGGATCGGGCTGATGTAGGCGTAGGTGATGAACTGCGCGACGACCACCAGCACCGCGAAAGCCAGCGCGTAGCGCACGCCGCGGTGCCGGGCGGCGGCCAGCATCATCTGCGGGGTCACCCGGGATTCGGTGCGGACGGGTCGGACGAGCACGAGCAGCAGCACGGTCACCACGGCCGCGGCGGCGCCGACGACGGCGAAGGCGGAGCGCCACCCCAGGTGGGTCCCGATCCAGGCTCCGACGGGGACGCCCAGGACCAGGGCGGCACCGGCCCCGCCGAAGGCGAGGGTCAGGGCACGGGCGGCCTGCTCGCGGGGCACCTGGCCGAGGGCGACGATGGCCATCACCGCCCAGTACAGGCCGATCGAGATCCCTGCGAACAGTCGGGCGATCAGCAGCACCGCGAAGGTCGGCGCGACCACGCTGAGCACGCAGGAGACCACCACGGAGGCCATGGCGATCACCGGCACCAGACGACGGTCCATCCCGCGCACGATCACCGGGGTGAGCAGGGCGACGACCCCGGCGAGGATCCCGGGGACGGTCACGGCGAGGCCGGCGACGCCCTCGCTGACCCCGAGGTCCGGTGCCATCACGCTGAGCACGCCGATCGGCAGCTCCTCGATCGTGACGAGCACGAAGATCCCCACCGCCAGCGCCGTCACCGCTGCCCATCGACGTGCGCCGTCCACTGCTGCTCCTTCACCTCGTGCTCGGGTCGCTCGCGACCCACCCGCCGTTCTGCGTGCACCGTCACGACCCGCCCGCACCGCGGCAGCTGTCTGCACCACGGCAACTGTCTGCACCGCGGCAGCTGTCCGGACCGTCGACGGCCCCGTCCATCCTGCCGGATGACGGGGCCGTCGACGTCGACCGTTCGTGCGGGTGCCTCAGCGCGCGGCGTCGAGGGCGGCGCCGATCTCCTGCTCCCCGTCGTTGAAGGCGAGGAACTTCCCGGCGGTGGCGGGCCGCTCGAGCACTGCCGCGATCACGCGGGCGACGTTCCCGCGCGCGACGGTGCTGCCCTCGGAGGCGGCCAGGTCGATGCTCCCGCTGGGCTCCTCGAGGGTGAGCCCCGAGGGGCCGAGGACGGTCCAGTCCAGCTGCGAGTCCTGCAGATGGGCGTCGGCACGCGCCTTCGCCTCGGCGTAGGCGTGGAACGGCTCGCTCTCGGGCACCCCGTGGTCGAGGGAGGCTCCGAAGTAGCTGACCATCACGTAGCGGTCCGCGCCGACCCGGGCGGCGGCGTCCATCGACGCGATCGCCGCGTCGTGGTCGACGGCCCAGGTGCGCTGTGGGTCCCCGCCGCCGGCGCCGGCGGCCCACACCACCGCGTCCTTGCCGCGCAGCAGCTCGTCCCAGCCGGCGGCGTCCAGCGATTCGATGTCCGCCACGACGGCCTTCGCGCCGGTGGCCTCGACCTCCGCGACCTGCTCCGGGTTACGGATCACCGCGTGGACGGTGTGCCCCGCCTGTGCCAGCAGCGGCTCCGCGAGCAGCGCGATCTTGCCATGTCCTCCGATGAGTGCAATATCCATACCCCCACCTTTGCACCGTCATCGCGCGGCGTCGAGGCCCGGGGGCGGTGGTTCGCTCTCAGAGCACATGTCGGTGACGGCGCGAAGGAACGGAGAGCGGAGCACTCCCGCTATCCTGACCCCGACCGTCGACGGACGGTCGGGACCCCGGGGGAAGGAATCTCGCCATGGCCGGTGGCCTCGCCGCCCTGCTCGATGACGTCGCCGCGCTCGCACGTCTGGCCGCCGCCGGCGCCGACGACGTGGCCGCCGCCTCCGCGAAGGCGAGCTCGAAGGCGATGGGCGTGGTCATCGACGACGCCGCCGTCACGCCGCAGTACGTCCGGGGCATCAAGCCCAAGCGCGAGCTGCCGATCATCTGGCGCATCACCAAGGGGTCGCTGCGCAACAAGCTGGTCTTCATCCTGCCGGTCCTGCTGCTGCTCAGCGTCTTCGCCCCGTGGCTGCTCACGCCGATCCTCATGCTCGGCGGCCTCTATCTCAGCTTCGAGGGTGCCGAGAAGATCTGGGAGCTGGTGCGCGGGAAGCCCAAGAAGGCGCCGGCCACGTCGAAGGGAGCCGAGGCCGAGGACAAGATCGTCACGAGCGCCGTGCGCACGGACCTCATCCTCTCCGCCGAGATCATGGTCATCTCCATGAACTCCATCGACACGGAGTCCCTGTGGGCACGGGCCGCGGTGCTGATCGTCGTCGCGATCGGCATCACGGCGCTCGTCTACGGCGCAGTCGGGATCCTGGTGAAGATGGACGACGTCGGCCTGGCCATGACCGAGGACGGGGACTCCGCGTTCGCGCAGAGGTTCGGTGCCGGCCTGGTCGGCGCGATGCCGAAGGTCATGGAGGTCATCAGCTACGTCGGCATGGTCGCGATGCTCTGGGTGGGTGGCCACATCCTGCTGGTGGGCACCGATGAGCTCGGGCTCGCCCAGCCCTACGGTCTCGTGCACCACCTCGAGGTCGCCGTCGGGACCGTCGCCGGGATCGGTGCCGTCCTCGCCTGGCTGGTGAACACCGCCTCCTCCTTCGTGTTCGGCCTGATCATCGGCGCCGTCGTCGTCATCATCGTGCACTTCCTGCCCTTCGGGCACCACGGGGACGAGGACGCGGAGCACGGCGACGCCGAGCCGACCGAGAAGGACCCGGCGACCGGGCAGGAATCGAAGGACTAGACGGGAGATCCCCTGGAGGTGCGAGCACACCGGGCGCCGTTCGGCGGCGCCGAGCAGCCCTCGAGCTATCCGGCGAGGCTGCGGCGTCCGTGGGGAGCAGAGCCTGACAAGTCTTCGCAGACCGTGACGATCACGCTCAGACGGTGACCATCACGCTCGAGGTCGGCCTCAGACGCTCCCGGCCGACGGGGTGACCGGCGGTTCGGCGGACCAGGGGAAGACGATCCACTCGTCGGTGCGACGCCACACGTAGTCCGGGGTGACGGCGGAGGCGGACTTCGCGTACAGCACGGCGCTGCGGGCGTCGGCCCCCATCTCGCGCAGCAGGTCCAGGACCAGGGCGAGGGTCCGACCGGAATCCGCGACGTCGTCGACGACCAGCAGTCGCTTGCCCTGGATCGAATCGGTGTCGAGCATCGGGGCCAGCAGCACCGGGTCCGGCAGGGTCTCGTGCACGTCGGTGTAGAACTCGACGTTGATGGCGTCGGCGAGCTTCAGGCCCAGCGCGTAGGACAGCGATCCTGCCGGCAGCAGACCGCCGCGGGCCACCGCGATGACGATCTCCGGATCGAAGGCGGAGTCGGCGATAGTCTGCGCGAGCTCTCGCGAGGCAGTGCCGAACAGTTCCCAGTCCAGGACCTCCTTGGTCGAGAGCTCGGACGAGTCGGCATGGAAGGCCTGGGACATGCGGTCACTTCTCCTCGGGTGCGGTCGGCGCAGAGTGCTCCGATGGTATCCGCCGACGGGTCGTGCACGGTCGTCGCAGGCGGGTGCACGCGAGGGAGGTCTCGTCCCGGCGCCGCGGGAGACGATCCAACGCCCCGGCATCTGCTGCCCGTCGCCGGTTCGCCGTATCGCCGCCCGTGCCTCGACGGGCGATCGGTGGTGCTCCGACATCTCTAACCAACCATCTCCA
Encoded proteins:
- a CDS encoding amidohydrolase; this translates as MTITAITNAHVHPVSAPAFDGTVLVEDGRITAAGEDVAVPAGAEVFDADGAWLLPGFIDAHVHLGVDEEGEGWAGQDTNEMTDPVMAAARAIDAINPVEIGFDDAIIGGVTAVNVNPGSGNPIGGLAVAIHTHGRVVDDMVLRSPSGLKAALGENPKRVYGERTQTPSTRLGVALTIRKAFATARAWRAKDEAERDADLVSEALARVLSREIPWRQHSHRADDIATALRLAEEFGYDLVLDHGTESYLIADKIAAAGVPVLYGPLIVSRSKVEVRHRTPKAPGLLTAAGVKVSIITDHPVVPIEFLVHQAALAVKHGMDADDALRAITLHPAEVLGVADRIGSIETGKDADLVLWEGDPLDTRNRTLRVWQGGTEVMHRDGSGEPVVAER
- a CDS encoding GNAT family N-acetyltransferase; this encodes MEPTVHDVPEASRYEIRVAGELAGFAEYRLRPGILAATHTEVDPAFQGQGLAGRLVREMLADVRERSLALHPYCPLVHRTIRKDLVSYLDLVPAEDRARFRLPATAEEPASEEGPPPPAP
- a CDS encoding PepSY domain-containing protein; the protein is MSRTTRSRTTARAAALGALVIALAAGCGGQADENDEGITQGAGSGSSASDGGGDTAASDGGGSSEDAGSDASGSEDAAALPADADLAASQLPVPAEEAVGIAVQTAGGGETVSVSIDHDDDRGWVWEIEVALDGQEHDLDIDATTGKVLEHDEEDDKVEDPVVDVTAPMTPQEAIDLAVQERDGRVSGWDLDSDDGAIRYQLDIESSDGEDDVEVVVDVSSGEVRVED
- a CDS encoding phosphoketolase, with product MTTTATWPNSPAHAPTEEELDRLHAWWRAANYLSVGQIYLMDNPLLRRPLQREQIKPRLLGHWGTTPGLTFLYAHANRAIRQRGLNALYITGPGHGGPGLVAASYLEGTYSEVYPAVGQDEEGMKQLFTQFSFPGGIPSHVAPETPGSIHEGGELGYSLSHAYGAMFDSPDQIAFTVVGDGEAETGPLATSWHSNKFANPQQDGVVLPILHLNGYKIANPTVLARIGDEELEALLRGYGHTPLFFTGGFDDEDPLVTHERFAVVLDSALDQIAQIKQQAQEDAAAGRESERPAWPMIVFRTPKGWTGPKTVDGHVTEGSWRSHQVPLGGARDSDEHLAELDAWLRSYRPEELFDEDGRLLETIAETAPPADHRMSANPSTNGGSVLKPLRLPDFREHAVEVPRPGGTIAEATRVLGAWLRDVIDENPTTFRIFGPDETASNRLQAVYERTDKQWNAEFEPHDREEHLARAGRVMEVLSEHQCQGWLEGYLLTGRHGVFSSYEAFIHIVDSMVNQHAKWLKVTNELEWRRPLASLNYLLSSHVWRQDHNGFSHQDPGFIDHMVNKKAEIVRVYLPPDANTLLSIYDHCLRSRQYVNVVVAGKQPGPTWLSMDEAIVHCTRGLGIWEWAGTEVDGEEPEVVLACAGDVPTLETLAAAKILREWIPALRVRVVNVVDLMRLQDDSEHPHGLSQRDFDGLFGQDIPVVFAYHGYPWLIHRLAYRHDRSSRIHVRGYKEEGTTTTPFDMLMRNDTDRFHLVMDVIDRVGGLATRYAGLRQQMEDERFRARAYAYEHGEDPPEISGWQWDEGAGAQDETSGGTGGDNE
- a CDS encoding DUF2945 domain-containing protein — encoded protein: MTDFSVGDHVQWNSEAGVVSGVITATHTKDVQFKGRTRHCSPDDPQYEIASDKTDHVAMHKGSALRRAD
- a CDS encoding acylphosphatase produces the protein MTEHEPTERARPPVPSDPAGHRVRRIVRVRGQVQGVGFRMSAASQAARLGVSGTVRNLWDASVEADVEGSAEAVEQMISWLREGPPSAQVSGIDVRSEQPRGAESFRITD
- a CDS encoding MFS transporter; amino-acid sequence: MDGARRWAAVTALAVGIFVLVTIEELPIGVLSVMAPDLGVSEGVAGLAVTVPGILAGVVALLTPVIVRGMDRRLVPVIAMASVVVSCVLSVVAPTFAVLLIARLFAGISIGLYWAVMAIVALGQVPREQAARALTLAFGGAGAALVLGVPVGAWIGTHLGWRSAFAVVGAAAAVVTVLLLVLVRPVRTESRVTPQMMLAAARHRGVRYALAFAVLVVVAQFITYAYISPILLERGEVPVTRVGGMLLAYGIAGLIGNFAVAPLLRRSAAIGVLVVSTGIGAGLLAVLVLMRGPVSALLVMLVWGLFVGAVSVTVQAFVNSQASEVIEEGTALNSAVFNAAIASGALIGGVLLEGAGQTAVILTSTVMVIAGVLVAVHYLRTTPAQRATA
- a CDS encoding NAD(P)H-binding protein, whose amino-acid sequence is MDIALIGGHGKIALLAEPLLAQAGHTVHAVIRNPEQVAEVEATGAKAVVADIESLDAAGWDELLRGKDAVVWAAGAGGGDPQRTWAVDHDAAIASMDAAARVGADRYVMVSYFGASLDHGVPESEPFHAYAEAKARADAHLQDSQLDWTVLGPSGLTLEEPSGSIDLAASEGSTVARGNVARVIAAVLERPATAGKFLAFNDGEQEIGAALDAAR
- a CDS encoding DUF808 domain-containing protein produces the protein MAGGLAALLDDVAALARLAAAGADDVAAASAKASSKAMGVVIDDAAVTPQYVRGIKPKRELPIIWRITKGSLRNKLVFILPVLLLLSVFAPWLLTPILMLGGLYLSFEGAEKIWELVRGKPKKAPATSKGAEAEDKIVTSAVRTDLILSAEIMVISMNSIDTESLWARAAVLIVVAIGITALVYGAVGILVKMDDVGLAMTEDGDSAFAQRFGAGLVGAMPKVMEVISYVGMVAMLWVGGHILLVGTDELGLAQPYGLVHHLEVAVGTVAGIGAVLAWLVNTASSFVFGLIIGAVVVIIVHFLPFGHHGDEDAEHGDAEPTEKDPATGQESKD
- a CDS encoding phosphoribosyltransferase, with the translated sequence MSQAFHADSSELSTKEVLDWELFGTASRELAQTIADSAFDPEIVIAVARGGLLPAGSLSYALGLKLADAINVEFYTDVHETLPDPVLLAPMLDTDSIQGKRLLVVDDVADSGRTLALVLDLLREMGADARSAVLYAKSASAVTPDYVWRRTDEWIVFPWSAEPPVTPSAGSV